The Peribacillus sp. FSL P2-0133 genome has a segment encoding these proteins:
- a CDS encoding acetyltransferase, with protein MKWGIIGTGGHSKVVLEAIKSFGHYVQVTCFSKALPNHPFFLPYPIVLDEEKMIHLHENTIDSWHVAIGDISIREKKLEQLEQNKLIISSIIHKNSIVSPSATIDEGTFVNAGAVVNASTRIGRGCIINTSASIDHDCMIGDFVNIGPGSRLAGHVSVGTKTEIGTGVSVAPHVKIGKGCIIGIGSVVVKNIPDFSLAYGVPAQVIKLLEDKQCKKTI; from the coding sequence ATGAAGTGGGGAATAATCGGGACAGGAGGTCACAGTAAAGTAGTTCTTGAAGCCATTAAATCCTTCGGTCATTATGTTCAGGTTACTTGTTTTTCAAAAGCACTTCCTAATCATCCCTTTTTCCTTCCATATCCGATCGTATTAGATGAAGAAAAAATGATTCATTTGCATGAAAATACTATTGATAGTTGGCATGTAGCGATTGGAGATATTTCCATCAGGGAAAAAAAGCTAGAACAGTTAGAACAAAATAAACTAATCATTTCTTCTATTATTCACAAGAACTCTATTGTTAGCCCTTCTGCAACTATAGATGAAGGTACCTTTGTAAATGCAGGTGCAGTAGTTAATGCGTCTACAAGAATTGGTAGAGGCTGTATTATCAATACCTCTGCAAGCATTGATCACGATTGTATGATAGGTGATTTTGTAAATATTGGACCAGGTTCCCGTTTAGCAGGTCATGTTTCAGTTGGAACAAAAACTGAAATAGGAACTGGGGTTTCTGTGGCACCACATGTAAAAATAGGAAAAGGCTGTATAATCGGGATAGGTTCTGTGGTAGTAAAAAACATACCAGACTTCAGCTTGGCTTATGGTGTTCCAGCTCAAGTAATAAAACTTTTAGAGGACAAACAGTGTAAGAAAACCATATAG